Proteins from one Nicotiana tabacum cultivar K326 chromosome 23, ASM71507v2, whole genome shotgun sequence genomic window:
- the LOC107828995 gene encoding uncharacterized protein LOC107828995, with the protein MTPRMVAGFRRSLSFNYPNHSNKPNEKAFHVRSTSLPCDRSHPLIAQLKDGLNELKTRASKPEARTSAWLCDGLTQLKIIHESLDDLLQLPQTRESLNSNSELVEKLLEDFLRFVDVYGIFRTLILTFKEEHSAAQVALRRKDESKIASYVKALRKLAKEMDKLVSNVQYCIGKYVLLLPQQSIEDAELVELLKDVLEVTVLVSVALFNGLSVSMSLPKPSCSWLAKKMKKVKLDEGIEEFSKMGMLRKKMETEEVKMVSKQMHELEDCIGGIEICGQKVFRSLINARVSLLNVYTQ; encoded by the coding sequence ATGACTCCAAGAATGGTTGCCGGTTTTCGGAGATCTCTTTCTTTCAACTATCCAAATCATTCAAACAAGCCAAACGAAAAAGCTTTTCACGTTCGATCCACTAGTCTTCCATGTGATCGATCCCATCCTTTGATTGCTCAGCTCAAAGATGGGCTCAACGAGCTCAAAACACGGGCCTCCAAGCCCGAAGCCCGCACCTCTGCATGGCTCTGCGATGGCTTAACACAACTCAAAATCATTCACGAATCGCTCGACGATCTCCTCCAACTTCCTCAAACCCGTGAGTCTCTTAATAGCAACTCCGAACTCGTTGAGAAGCTTCTAGAAGACTTCCTTCGATTCGTCGATGTTTATGGGATTTTCCGGACTTTAATTCTCACATTCAAGGAAGAACATTCGGCTGCACAAGTTGCTTTAAGACGCAAAGATGAATCCAAGATTGCTTCTTACGTTAAAGCTCTAAGAAAATTAGCAAAAGAAATGGACAAACTCGTGTCCAACGTGCAATATTGTATAGGAAAATATGTCCTTCTCCTGCCCCAACAATCGATAGAAGATGCAGAGCTAGTCGAACTATTGAAAGACGTTTTAGAAGTGACTGTATTAGTTTCTGTTGCACTTTTTAATGGACTTTCAGTGTCAATGTCATTGCCAAAACCATCTTGTTCTTGGTTggcaaagaaaatgaagaaagtgAAATTGGATGAGGGTATTGAAGAGTTTTCAAAAATGGGCATGTTGAGAAAGAAAATGGAGACTGAAGAGGTGAAGATGGTTTCTAAACAAATGCATGAATTGGAAGATTGCATTGGTGGGATTGAAATTTGTGGGCAGAAAGTGTTTAGGAGTTTAATTAACGCTAGGGTTTCATTGCTCAATGTATACACACAGTAG